From a single Diachasmimorpha longicaudata isolate KC_UGA_2023 chromosome 13, iyDiaLong2, whole genome shotgun sequence genomic region:
- the LOC135168506 gene encoding uncharacterized protein LOC135168506 isoform X3 translates to MGKMWVLFLFVLISAIQVNRLLCEEEKTMAKSSSAATGSESSAVSASSHIHDISTVLAHNDTVTKDDHNVTIGETGSHESTPAVNSTTGATVGTSKSRLSSNGTSEAAANSTSGLIPTTGPPSSSNSTANTASVGHTLASTTAEPGTANQTTIAHQSIKISNDTLMGNSTGQSTKAGSSTLSHDASSTTPILRNGTTTPSPGTTTEVPSTTQSQQASKTTQHSLSVDPSNSTGSHLPSTTKSPGTTHFPTNSTTTHSTQTLHNFTAPSLKNDSTSTIPLNQTTIISSVNVTTSTATPSVSTAVNNSTTTSEKMHITSPGHHETGVNSTVNHNVTEGVHVNATAFANSTASTVLHNSTLHVNATGTTPLYNSTTSVNSTTSTHYNSTVLASSTTPTSPHNSTSHVNTTTPIPLRSSTLPVNSTAPPMHHNSTLSAKTTASTPFPNSTLPVNSTPPTPLYNSTVSVNSTTATPLHNSTLSVNSTTATPLHNSTLSVNSTTAIPLHNSTLPVNSTTATLHNSTLFVNSTTATPLHNTTLPVNSTTVTPLHNSTLAVNSTTATPLHSSTLPVNSTTATLQNSTLFVNSTTATPLHNSTSPVNSTTLTTPIHPLSTNATTTSESHCTSSHLSTTSPEKSSKASQDRTKITSDAVFNFKIEHNDTGRPCLLSNMTIDLTVLYKKSDKSISKGSLHVPTTAASNGTCDQQNAQLMLIWKEKGKSKAKRAVASPNITLDHGEHNILVFNFINDGKTAKLDKVEATIYLDKYNFPNSTEKTLRGESPSGLGLIGAKVNAGAYVSSVPVAVTAGDVDIAIRRIVLIAFDSKRKPPSAEG, encoded by the exons ATGGGGAAGATGTGGGTGTTGTTCCTCTTCGTTTTGATTAGTGCAATCCAAG TGAATCGACTGCTTTGTGAAGAGGAAAAGACAATGGCCAAATCATCGAGCGCTGCTACTGGATCAGAATCATCAGCAGTTTCTGCGAGTTCTCACATTCATGACATAAGTACGGTACTTGCTCACAACGATACAGTAACCAAAGATGATCATAATGTCACGATTGGAGAAACCGGAAGCCATGAATCAACGCCAGCTGTCAACAGCACGACTGGGGCAACAGTAGGAACCAGCAAGTCTCGACTGAGTTCCAATGGGACATCTGAAGCTGCTGCGAATTCAACATCGGGATTAATCCCAACAACTGGACCTCCATCTTCCAGTAATAGTACTGCTAACACTGCTTCGGTAGGACACACCCTTGCATCAACCACAGCAGAGCCTGGAACTGCAAATCAGACGACGATAGCCCATCAAAGTATTAAAATTTCTAATGACACGTTGATGGGGAATTCGACTGGGCAATCGACGAAAGCAGGATCATCAACATTATCACATGATGCATCGTCTACAACCCCCATCCTAAGGAACGGAACCACTACCCCATCGCCTGGAACCACTACCGAGGTGCCTTCAACGACTCAGAGTCAACAGGCATCGAAAACAACACAGCACAGTTTATCTGTTGATCCTTCAAATTCCACAGGATCTCATCTTCCATCGACTACGAAGAGTCCTGGCACAACGCACTTTCCAACAAATTCAACTACGACACATTCAACACAGACACTGCATAACTTCACTGCTCCCTCATTGAAGAATGACAGTACATCTACGATTCCCTTAAATCAAACAACAATTATAAGTTCAGTGAACGTAACTACCTCAACTGCAACCCCCTCTGTTTCAACCGCAGTGAATAATTCAACTACAACTTCAG AAAAAATGCATATTACGAGTCCTGGACATCATGAGACAGGAGTGAATTCCACAGTTAATCATAATGTGACGGAAGGTGTTCATGTCAATGCAACAGCATTCGCGAACTCAACAGCATCAACTGTTCTACATAATTCAACATTGCATGTGAACGCGACAGGAACAACGCCTCTTTATAACTCTACAACTTCTGTTAACTCTACCACATCAACTCATTATAATTCTACAGTACTTGCCAGCTCCACAACCCCAACATCTCCCCATAACTCGACATCACATGTGAACACGACAACGCCAATTCCTCTTCGTAGTTCTACATTGCCTGTCAATTCTACCGCACCACCTATGCATCATAATTCTACATTATCTGCCAAAACTACGGCATCAACTCCTTTTCCTAATTCAACGTTGCCTGTCAACTCGACACCTCCAACACCTCTTTATAACTCTACAGTGTCTGTTAATTCTACGACAGCAACGCCCCTTCATAATTCTACATTGTCTGTCAATTCTACGACAGCAACTCCTCTTCATAATTCTACATTGTCTGTCAATTCTACGACAGCAATTCCTCTTCATAATTCTACATTGCCTGTCAACTCTACGACAGCAACTCTTCATAATTCTACATTATTTGTCAATTCTACGACAGCAACTCCTCTTCATAACACTACATTGCCTGTCAACTCTACGACAGTAACTCCTCTTCATAATTCTACATTGGCTGTCAATTCTACGACAGCAACTCCTCTTCATAGTTCTACATTACCTGTCAACTCTACGACAGCAACTCTTCAGAATTCTACATTATTTGTCAATTCTACGACAGCAACTCCTCTCCATAACTCTACATCACCTGTGAACTCTACAACATTAACAACTCCTATTCATCCATTGTCCACCAACGCAACCACGACTTCTGAATCTCACTGTACGTCGAGTCACCTGTCAACAACATCTCCTGAGAAATCATCAAAGGCGTCGCAGGACAGGACGAAGATCACGTCGGATGCTGTCTTCAATTTTAAGATCGAACACAATGACACAGGCAGACCGTGTCTGTTGTCAAACATGACCATTGACTTGACAGTGTTGTACAAGAAGTCCGATAAATCG atttcgaaGGGCTCTCTACACGTACCTACCACAGCTGCATCGAACGGAACATGCGATCAACAGAATGCCCAACTGATGCTCATTTGGAAAGAGAAAGGAAAGTCGAAAGCGAAACGGGCAGTTGCCTCTCCCAATATCACTCTGGATCATGGAGAACATAATATCTTGGTATTCAATTTCATCAATGACGGGAAGACCGCTAAACTTGACAAGGTTGAGGCAACAATCTACCTCGATAAATACAACTTCCCAAACTCCACAG aAAAAACTCTGAGAGGAGAGTCACCCTCGGGTCTCGGATTGATTGGAGCTAAAGTCAATGCTGGGGCTTATGTCAGCAGTGTTCCCGTTGCTGTGACAGCAGGCGACGTTGATATCGCCATCAGAAGAATTGTATTGATAGCTTTCGACTCCAAAAGAAAGCCTCCTTCTGCTGAAG gTTGA
- the LOC135168506 gene encoding uncharacterized protein LOC135168506 isoform X1, with protein sequence MGKMWVLFLFVLISAIQVNRLLCEEEKTMAKSSSAATGSESSAVSASSHIHDISTVLAHNDTVTKDDHNVTIGETGSHESTPAVNSTTGATVGTSKSRLSSNGTSEAAANSTSGLIPTTGPPSSSNSTANTASVGHTLASTTAEPGTANQTTIAHQSIKISNDTLMGNSTGQSTKAGSSTLSHDASSTTPILRNGTTTPSPGTTTEVPSTTQSQQASKTTQHSLSVDPSNSTGSHLPSTTKSPGTTHFPTNSTTTHSTQTLHNFTAPSLKNDSTSTIPLNQTTIISSVNVTTSTATPSVSTAVNNSTTTSEKMHITSPGHHETGVNSTVNHNVTEGVHVNATAFANSTASTVLHNSTLHVNATGTTPLYNSTTSVNSTTSTHYNSTVLASSTTPTSPHNSTSHVNTTTPIPLRSSTLPVNSTAPPMHHNSTLSAKTTASTPFPNSTLPVNSTPPTPLYNSTVSVNSTTATPLHNSTLSVNSTTATPLHNSTLSVNSTTAIPLHNSTLPVNSTTATLHNSTLFVNSTTATPLHNTTLPVNSTTVTPLHNSTLAVNSTTATPLHSSTLPVNSTTATLQNSTLFVNSTTATPLHNSTSPVNSTTLTTPIHPLSTNATTTSESHCTSSHLSTTSPEKSSKASQDRTKITSDAVFNFKIEHNDTGRPCLLSNMTIDLTVLYKKSDKSISKGSLHVPTTAASNGTCDQQNAQLMLIWKEKGKSKAKRAVASPNITLDHGEHNILVFNFINDGKTAKLDKVEATIYLDKYNFPNSTEKTLRGESPSGLGLIGAKVNAGAYVSSVPVAVTAGDVDIAIRRIVLIAFDSKRKPPSAEAESCQSEARVNLGAVIGGFIGVALIICFAMYLISRRKKNSFRSSQIP encoded by the exons ATGGGGAAGATGTGGGTGTTGTTCCTCTTCGTTTTGATTAGTGCAATCCAAG TGAATCGACTGCTTTGTGAAGAGGAAAAGACAATGGCCAAATCATCGAGCGCTGCTACTGGATCAGAATCATCAGCAGTTTCTGCGAGTTCTCACATTCATGACATAAGTACGGTACTTGCTCACAACGATACAGTAACCAAAGATGATCATAATGTCACGATTGGAGAAACCGGAAGCCATGAATCAACGCCAGCTGTCAACAGCACGACTGGGGCAACAGTAGGAACCAGCAAGTCTCGACTGAGTTCCAATGGGACATCTGAAGCTGCTGCGAATTCAACATCGGGATTAATCCCAACAACTGGACCTCCATCTTCCAGTAATAGTACTGCTAACACTGCTTCGGTAGGACACACCCTTGCATCAACCACAGCAGAGCCTGGAACTGCAAATCAGACGACGATAGCCCATCAAAGTATTAAAATTTCTAATGACACGTTGATGGGGAATTCGACTGGGCAATCGACGAAAGCAGGATCATCAACATTATCACATGATGCATCGTCTACAACCCCCATCCTAAGGAACGGAACCACTACCCCATCGCCTGGAACCACTACCGAGGTGCCTTCAACGACTCAGAGTCAACAGGCATCGAAAACAACACAGCACAGTTTATCTGTTGATCCTTCAAATTCCACAGGATCTCATCTTCCATCGACTACGAAGAGTCCTGGCACAACGCACTTTCCAACAAATTCAACTACGACACATTCAACACAGACACTGCATAACTTCACTGCTCCCTCATTGAAGAATGACAGTACATCTACGATTCCCTTAAATCAAACAACAATTATAAGTTCAGTGAACGTAACTACCTCAACTGCAACCCCCTCTGTTTCAACCGCAGTGAATAATTCAACTACAACTTCAG AAAAAATGCATATTACGAGTCCTGGACATCATGAGACAGGAGTGAATTCCACAGTTAATCATAATGTGACGGAAGGTGTTCATGTCAATGCAACAGCATTCGCGAACTCAACAGCATCAACTGTTCTACATAATTCAACATTGCATGTGAACGCGACAGGAACAACGCCTCTTTATAACTCTACAACTTCTGTTAACTCTACCACATCAACTCATTATAATTCTACAGTACTTGCCAGCTCCACAACCCCAACATCTCCCCATAACTCGACATCACATGTGAACACGACAACGCCAATTCCTCTTCGTAGTTCTACATTGCCTGTCAATTCTACCGCACCACCTATGCATCATAATTCTACATTATCTGCCAAAACTACGGCATCAACTCCTTTTCCTAATTCAACGTTGCCTGTCAACTCGACACCTCCAACACCTCTTTATAACTCTACAGTGTCTGTTAATTCTACGACAGCAACGCCCCTTCATAATTCTACATTGTCTGTCAATTCTACGACAGCAACTCCTCTTCATAATTCTACATTGTCTGTCAATTCTACGACAGCAATTCCTCTTCATAATTCTACATTGCCTGTCAACTCTACGACAGCAACTCTTCATAATTCTACATTATTTGTCAATTCTACGACAGCAACTCCTCTTCATAACACTACATTGCCTGTCAACTCTACGACAGTAACTCCTCTTCATAATTCTACATTGGCTGTCAATTCTACGACAGCAACTCCTCTTCATAGTTCTACATTACCTGTCAACTCTACGACAGCAACTCTTCAGAATTCTACATTATTTGTCAATTCTACGACAGCAACTCCTCTCCATAACTCTACATCACCTGTGAACTCTACAACATTAACAACTCCTATTCATCCATTGTCCACCAACGCAACCACGACTTCTGAATCTCACTGTACGTCGAGTCACCTGTCAACAACATCTCCTGAGAAATCATCAAAGGCGTCGCAGGACAGGACGAAGATCACGTCGGATGCTGTCTTCAATTTTAAGATCGAACACAATGACACAGGCAGACCGTGTCTGTTGTCAAACATGACCATTGACTTGACAGTGTTGTACAAGAAGTCCGATAAATCG atttcgaaGGGCTCTCTACACGTACCTACCACAGCTGCATCGAACGGAACATGCGATCAACAGAATGCCCAACTGATGCTCATTTGGAAAGAGAAAGGAAAGTCGAAAGCGAAACGGGCAGTTGCCTCTCCCAATATCACTCTGGATCATGGAGAACATAATATCTTGGTATTCAATTTCATCAATGACGGGAAGACCGCTAAACTTGACAAGGTTGAGGCAACAATCTACCTCGATAAATACAACTTCCCAAACTCCACAG aAAAAACTCTGAGAGGAGAGTCACCCTCGGGTCTCGGATTGATTGGAGCTAAAGTCAATGCTGGGGCTTATGTCAGCAGTGTTCCCGTTGCTGTGACAGCAGGCGACGTTGATATCGCCATCAGAAGAATTGTATTGATAGCTTTCGACTCCAAAAGAAAGCCTCCTTCTGCTGAAG CTGAGAGCTGCCAATCAGAAGCAAGAGTAAATCTAGGCGCAGTCATCGGAGGATTCATCGGAGTAGCACTGATAATCTGCTTCGCAATGTACCTCATAtcaagacgaaaaaaaaattcattccgaTCATCGCAGATCCCGTGA
- the LOC135168506 gene encoding uncharacterized protein LOC135168506 isoform X2, with protein sequence MGKMWVLFLFVLISAIQVNRLLCEEEKTMAKSSSAATGSESSAVSASSHIHDISTVLAHNDTVTKDDHNVTIGETGSHESTPAVNSTTGATVGTSKSRLSSNGTSEAAANSTSGLIPTTGPPSSSNSTANTASVGHTLASTTAEPGTANQTTIAHQSIKISNDTLMGNSTGQSTKAGSSTLSHDASSTTPILRNGTTTPSPGTTTEVPSTTQSQQASKTTQHSLSVDPSNSTGSHLPSTTKSPGTTHFPTNSTTTHSTQTLHNFTAPSLKNDSTSTIPLNQTTIISSVNVTTSTATPSVSTAVNNSTTTSEKMHITSPGHHETGVNSTVNHNVTEGVHVNATAFANSTASTVLHNSTLHVNATGTTPLYNSTTSVNSTTSTHYNSTVLASSTTPTSPHNSTSHVNTTTPIPLRSSTLPVNSTAPPMHHNSTLSAKTTASTPFPNSTLPVNSTPPTPLYNSTVSVNSTTATPLHNSTLSVNSTTATPLHNSTLSVNSTTAIPLHNSTLPVNSTTATLHNSTLFVNSTTATPLHNTTLPVNSTTVTPLHNSTLAVNSTTATPLHSSTLPVNSTTATLQNSTLFVNSTTATPLHNSTSPVNSTTLTTPIHPLSTNATTTSESHCTSSHLSTTSPEKSSKASQDRTKITSDAVFNFKIEHNDTGRPCLLSNMTIDLTVLYKKSDKSISKGSLHVPTTAASNGTCDQQNAQLMLIWKEKGKSKAKRAVASPNITLDHGEHNILVFNFINDGKTAKLDKVEATIYLDKYNFPNSTEKTLRGESPSGLGLIGAKVNAGAYVSSVPVAVTAGDVDIAIRRIVLIAFDSKRKPPSAEELRAANQKQE encoded by the exons ATGGGGAAGATGTGGGTGTTGTTCCTCTTCGTTTTGATTAGTGCAATCCAAG TGAATCGACTGCTTTGTGAAGAGGAAAAGACAATGGCCAAATCATCGAGCGCTGCTACTGGATCAGAATCATCAGCAGTTTCTGCGAGTTCTCACATTCATGACATAAGTACGGTACTTGCTCACAACGATACAGTAACCAAAGATGATCATAATGTCACGATTGGAGAAACCGGAAGCCATGAATCAACGCCAGCTGTCAACAGCACGACTGGGGCAACAGTAGGAACCAGCAAGTCTCGACTGAGTTCCAATGGGACATCTGAAGCTGCTGCGAATTCAACATCGGGATTAATCCCAACAACTGGACCTCCATCTTCCAGTAATAGTACTGCTAACACTGCTTCGGTAGGACACACCCTTGCATCAACCACAGCAGAGCCTGGAACTGCAAATCAGACGACGATAGCCCATCAAAGTATTAAAATTTCTAATGACACGTTGATGGGGAATTCGACTGGGCAATCGACGAAAGCAGGATCATCAACATTATCACATGATGCATCGTCTACAACCCCCATCCTAAGGAACGGAACCACTACCCCATCGCCTGGAACCACTACCGAGGTGCCTTCAACGACTCAGAGTCAACAGGCATCGAAAACAACACAGCACAGTTTATCTGTTGATCCTTCAAATTCCACAGGATCTCATCTTCCATCGACTACGAAGAGTCCTGGCACAACGCACTTTCCAACAAATTCAACTACGACACATTCAACACAGACACTGCATAACTTCACTGCTCCCTCATTGAAGAATGACAGTACATCTACGATTCCCTTAAATCAAACAACAATTATAAGTTCAGTGAACGTAACTACCTCAACTGCAACCCCCTCTGTTTCAACCGCAGTGAATAATTCAACTACAACTTCAG AAAAAATGCATATTACGAGTCCTGGACATCATGAGACAGGAGTGAATTCCACAGTTAATCATAATGTGACGGAAGGTGTTCATGTCAATGCAACAGCATTCGCGAACTCAACAGCATCAACTGTTCTACATAATTCAACATTGCATGTGAACGCGACAGGAACAACGCCTCTTTATAACTCTACAACTTCTGTTAACTCTACCACATCAACTCATTATAATTCTACAGTACTTGCCAGCTCCACAACCCCAACATCTCCCCATAACTCGACATCACATGTGAACACGACAACGCCAATTCCTCTTCGTAGTTCTACATTGCCTGTCAATTCTACCGCACCACCTATGCATCATAATTCTACATTATCTGCCAAAACTACGGCATCAACTCCTTTTCCTAATTCAACGTTGCCTGTCAACTCGACACCTCCAACACCTCTTTATAACTCTACAGTGTCTGTTAATTCTACGACAGCAACGCCCCTTCATAATTCTACATTGTCTGTCAATTCTACGACAGCAACTCCTCTTCATAATTCTACATTGTCTGTCAATTCTACGACAGCAATTCCTCTTCATAATTCTACATTGCCTGTCAACTCTACGACAGCAACTCTTCATAATTCTACATTATTTGTCAATTCTACGACAGCAACTCCTCTTCATAACACTACATTGCCTGTCAACTCTACGACAGTAACTCCTCTTCATAATTCTACATTGGCTGTCAATTCTACGACAGCAACTCCTCTTCATAGTTCTACATTACCTGTCAACTCTACGACAGCAACTCTTCAGAATTCTACATTATTTGTCAATTCTACGACAGCAACTCCTCTCCATAACTCTACATCACCTGTGAACTCTACAACATTAACAACTCCTATTCATCCATTGTCCACCAACGCAACCACGACTTCTGAATCTCACTGTACGTCGAGTCACCTGTCAACAACATCTCCTGAGAAATCATCAAAGGCGTCGCAGGACAGGACGAAGATCACGTCGGATGCTGTCTTCAATTTTAAGATCGAACACAATGACACAGGCAGACCGTGTCTGTTGTCAAACATGACCATTGACTTGACAGTGTTGTACAAGAAGTCCGATAAATCG atttcgaaGGGCTCTCTACACGTACCTACCACAGCTGCATCGAACGGAACATGCGATCAACAGAATGCCCAACTGATGCTCATTTGGAAAGAGAAAGGAAAGTCGAAAGCGAAACGGGCAGTTGCCTCTCCCAATATCACTCTGGATCATGGAGAACATAATATCTTGGTATTCAATTTCATCAATGACGGGAAGACCGCTAAACTTGACAAGGTTGAGGCAACAATCTACCTCGATAAATACAACTTCCCAAACTCCACAG aAAAAACTCTGAGAGGAGAGTCACCCTCGGGTCTCGGATTGATTGGAGCTAAAGTCAATGCTGGGGCTTATGTCAGCAGTGTTCCCGTTGCTGTGACAGCAGGCGACGTTGATATCGCCATCAGAAGAATTGTATTGATAGCTTTCGACTCCAAAAGAAAGCCTCCTTCTGCTGAA GAGCTGAGAGCTGCCAATCAGAAGCAAGAGTAA
- the LOC135168551 gene encoding uncharacterized protein LOC135168551, translated as MLAASIRREVHLSNMLSTRMQSRVPRCLFGPPNPKETVELLQEALDMERSKFISRWGVDPRDEDKENFQIIKCEGRSPRKSRTVPYNRQTSIHDYWRARKSCDVSNKKSLVSASDMSKKPQDIQKPQN; from the exons ATGCTGGCCGCTTCGATCCGCCGTGAGGTACACCTGAGCAATATGCTATCCACGAGGATGCAGTCGCGTGTACCCCGGTGTCTGTTCGGCCCACCAAATCCCAAGGAGACGGTGGAATTGCTCCAGGAGGCGTTGGACATGGAGAGGAGCAAGTTCATTAGTAGATGGGGAGTCGATCCACGTGACGAGGATaaggagaattttcaaattatcaaGTGCGAGGGAAGATCACCGAGGAAAAGTAGGACTGTACCATACAACAGGCAAACGAGCATTCACG ACTACTGGAGAGCGAGGAAATCGTGCGATGTCAGCAACAAGAAGTCTTTAGTATCAGCATCAGATATGTCAAAAAAACCGCAAGACATCCAAAAGCCCCAGAATTGA